A segment of the Leptospira barantonii genome:
AAGCGACGTCGAACACTTCGTGATCCTGAAGTTCCAAAAGCTCGCGTAACGTGTTTTTGATAAAGGGAGAAGTTCCTTGATGAATATCCATCCGAACCGCGTCGCCCCAGATTCGGTTTCGAAGTTCGTCTTTCATCGTGATGAGCAAATCTTTAACGGACTTTTCTTCGTCGATGGAAATGTCCGCGTCTCTTACGATTCGGAAGGGATAAATTTCCTTTACGGTCATTCCGTAAAAAAGATCGTCTACGTGCAGTTTTATGATTTCTTCCAAAGGGAAGAATCTTCTTTCTTCTCCCTTGTTTTTCAGTTGTAAGAATCGAGGAAGAACCGAAGGCACTTGTACGACCGCGAACAGATCTTTTTTTCCTCCGGTCTTTTCGTCTTCGGTGCTCAATACCATCGCGAGGTTTAAGGACTTGTTGAGAATATGCGGAAACGGGTGGGCCGTGTCGATTGCGAGAGGGGTTAAGATCGGAGATACATCTTCTTTATAATACGTTTGGATCTGTTTGATTTCGTCTATCGTCAATTCTTCCGGATTGAGAATGAGATGGATCCCGGCTACTTTCAATTCTTCTAATGTAGTTGCCAGGGTTTCGTATTCTTCGCGGACGAAGGTGCGGACCTTATCCGATACGTCGGAAAGAATTTCGGAAGCGCTGTCTCCGTTTAAACTTCTTTCGTCGTTTCCTTCCTTTACGAGATTGCGAAGTCCGGCCACGCGAACCATGTAGAATTCGTCGAGGTTCGTTTCTGTGATGCTTAAGAATTTCAATCTTTCCAAAAGCGGATTTTCAGGATCGTTCGCTTCTTCCAACACGCGTCGGTTGAAATCCACCCAGGAAAGTTCCCGATCGAAAAATATGTTCGGGTTGGTTAGAATGATTTCCGTTTGATTCCCGTTGGTAGAACCGTTTTGGCCCGTTGTCGTAGGAGTTTGTTCCTGTACTTTTGGTTTTGACACTTGGATATCCTGAAAATTCTCGAAATCCACGGATTCAAAAACCCGATTGGGTGTTGTCGGTGGATTCTATTCCTGTTTAAACCTGCTTTACCGGGAGTCAATGATTCTAAGGGAGATTTCGATGACAGGTTTGTACTTCCCTTCTAATTTTTGGACGGCAAGAAGGTCGTGATTCGGTTATTTTTCGGAGGTTGTAAGAGTTCCCACATTTTTTGTCTGCTATGAGATCTCTCTGAGATAGAGAAATGTAATAGTTCCTACATTCCTTTGGGAACCGAAGAGTTTTCCTTAAGAACTGATTCCCGATTTTTAAAAAGAAAATCTTAGATGAAAACCGATATTATTCCCAAGAAAAACCCGAATTCTTCTTGGCAGAGACCTGTCTAAACCATTGAATACTGACTAAAGGAACAAAATCTTGGCCATTCCCAGTCGTTACGCCGTTGCAATTCACATTCTAACTTTTCTGGAAGACGGAAATGGGGGAGATACGACCTCCGACACGATCGCAGAATCGGTAGGAACCAATCCCGCAATCGTAAGAACTCTGATCGGAAAATTGAGAAAGGCCGGTTTGGTTTTTACAAGACAAGGCGTTCCCGGAGCTTCTTTGGCAAAACCCGCGACGGAGATCCGACTTTCCGATATCTACCGCGCGATCGAGGCTTCTGAATGCCTATTCAACGTTCACGATCACCCGAAACAGGATTGTTCCGTCGGAATGGGAATTGTCCCGACGCTCGAATGTATCTTTGCTCAGGCCCAAGCCGCGCTCGAAGCGAAGTTGGGAGAATTCTCCTTAGCCGACGTGATGCATCAGGTCCGTGGAGAATGCCAAAAAAAAATGTCCCTCTCTCACTGATTTTTTGTTTTTTTACTTTTCATTTTTTCCGTCTATCTTGTTAGGATATTTGTAACAGGTTAACATCTCAAACCACTCAAACAAAAAACGAGATACGACTGATAGGAGAATGATCATGGATTTGCTGGAAAAAATGAACTGGCGCTATGCGACCAAAAGAATGACGGGGGAGAAGTTACCTCCGGAAAAAGTGGAAAGAATCGTGGAATCGATTCGCCTTACCGCCTCGGGTTTCGGACTGCAACCTTACAACGTTCTTGTTATCGAAGACGAGGAACTCAAACGTAGAATTCTTCCAGTCGCCAACAATCAACCTCAGATCGTAGAATCCTCTCATCTTTTGATTTTTGCGGCTTGGGACGGAATCACCGAGAATAAAATCGAAAATCATATTCAATTAGTTGCAAATACGAGAAACATTCCCCCGGAATCCCTTCAAGGTTTTAAAAATTCGATGCTCGGTTGGCTGAAGTCTCATACCCACGAATCCAGTTTTAACTGGGCCGCAAGACAAACCTACATAGCTCTTGGAACGGGAATCGTAGCCGCCGCAGTCGAAGATGTGGACGCGACTCCGATGGAAGGGTTTAACGCGGCGGGCTTGGACGAACTACTCGGTCTTAAGGAAAAAGGATTGAGATCCACTTCCATTCTCGCGCTCGGTTATAGGGACGCGGACAAGGATCATTTGGTGAACGCGCCCAAGGTGCGTAAGTCGAAAGAGGATTTTGCGATCCGCTATTCTTCCTTGGCAACAGTTTAAGAATCTTTAATATTCTAACGTTTCTAACGTTCCACGATCCAAGTCTTGATGATTTCTATATCGTTGATGACTTGGATTTTATATTTACCCGGTTGTTGCGGGAAAAGACTCCAATCAAAATAAGAAACGGACGACTTCCATTCGGGTTGAAGATTCCAATCGATTCTTTTGCAGACCGAATCCGGATTGCAGACTTCCACTTTGAGTTCGTACTTGCCCGGTTTTCTCACTTCCAACGCGAGAATCGGTCTTTTCTGAGGATTGAACTTGTCCTCGCATTCGAAAAGTTTTTTCTGAACGAACTCTGAACAAATTCTTAAATCCTCTTCGAAGAATATCTTTCCTGCGGGTAAAAGAATCGAAGGATACCAATATACGACTCCTTCTTTGAGTTCGTCTAACACGCCTTCGTCGGTTTCGAACGCGGTCGGAAAAGAATCCAAGGTTTGAAAGTCGCTCGTAGGTTTGAAAACGTGAAAGTGCAAATGAGGTGCGCTACTAAATCCGGTGTTGCCGGACAATCCGATTCTTTCTCCGGTTCTCACGGTTTGTCCGACTTGAACCAAAACGCCCTTGTGTTTTAAGTGTGCGTATTCCGCTATGCTTCCGTCCTTATGAAGAATCTGGATGAAGTTGGCCTTGTCCCTAAAAAAAGGTGTGGTTCCGCCGGAATGATATTTGTCCTGCGTCGCGATCACAAGACCTTCTCGTGCGGCTAAAACGGGACTTCCTTCGTTGAGAGTAAAATCCAACGCGTACGGAAACTGTCCGGTATGAGTGAACTTTCCGTTATAACCTTGTCCGATCCGGGAAGCCGATTCGAACGGTAAACGATAGATGACGTTTTTGTTTTTAGGCGCGTTAAAATCTCCGGCTCTCACATAGATGCTAGAACTATACGAGCCGTTTTTATCGGGGCTGATCGGGGTTAGGGTAAAAACTTTTTGAGGTTCCGAACTTCCCTTGGAAACATAAGGAAAAGGTAATGTTACGTCGGATCGATAATTTTCAAGATCGGAAAAATTAAAATAAAGCGAAAATGGATATTCTCCCGAAGGACTTCTATTCTGAACGTAGAATTCTATCTTATTGTTGTCGTTTCTGGTAAGAACGCAGATCCATTCTTTCGGTTTGCATTCTCCCTTTAGATCGTTCGGCTGTGCGGACAAACCGAGGGAAAAGAATACTATAAAAATTAAAGCGACAATCTGATTTCGCATATCAATTTCATCATTTCGGGAATCCGATAAATCCGTAAATCATGATTTTATAGTTCGATACTCGCGTTGCGGATCGGATTTTCCGCAACGCAGAATTCGGAACATATTAGAAAAACGGAACATTCTCCCTTAAACTTTCAGAAACCCCAAAAGCAATCCCGCACAAGCGGCTCCGCTCAAAGGAGCTACCACGGGAAGCCACGCGTATTTCCAATTGGAAGAACCTTTGCCCGCGATCGGCAGAATAAAATGCGCGAATCTCGGACCTAAATCCCTCGCCGGATTGATCGCGTAACCGGTAGTTCCACCCATGGAAAGACCGATGCTCCAGACTAGAATTCCCACCAAGAACGTACCGAAATGCGCGCTTAAACCCTGCATAAGCGGGGAGAAAATCGAAACGATTCCCAAGATAAGAAGAAACGTTCCTAAGAATTCGCTGAAGAAGTTGGATACGATATGCGAAATCGCGGGTTCGGTGGAAAACACGGCGAGAATTTTTCCCTTGTCCTTCGTTTCCTTCCAATGCGGAAGATAATGCAAATAATTGAATACGGCTCCTAAAAACGCGCCGCCGATTTGAGCGGGAACGTAGGATATCAGCTTGGAATAATCTCCCGACTTAATTGCAAATGCAAGCGTTACCGCGGGGTTTAAATGCGCGTCCGAACTTCCGAAAGCGTTCGAAACAAAAACTCCGATCATCACCGCAAAGGCCCAACCGGCTGTGATTACGATCCAACCCCCGTCCTTGGATTTGCTTCTTTCCAACAAAACCCCGGCGACGACGCCGTTCCCCAAAAGAATCAATACAAAGGTCCCCAAAAATTCTCCCAAAACAGGCGATAACATTCATTTCCCCCTACGAAAATCGGAACTAAAATCCACGGATATTGATGATCGGCAATCGGTTTTTCCGGCATCGAATTTTTTCATTTTCCCTTATCTTTTTTCCGATTCGACCGATTAAGAATGTAGGAGGACAATATGCCCGCATTTACGATTCCAGGACTTAGCTCCGGACAAGATACAAATATGATCGTAAAGAAATTGGTGGAACTGGAAGCCAAACCGATCCGCCGACTTGAGCAACAGAATTCGTTTAACAAAGCTCAGTCAAAAGCCTGGGGCGACCTCAAAATAGTCACGACCGACTTACAGAATAAAACAAGAGCACTCATATCTTTTACCGCTCCGTTTGCGATGAAGAATATCGTATCGGAACCGGAAGGTGTGGTGAGCGGGGACGCTTCTCGTTCAGCCAGCGCCGGTAAACGCAAAATCGAAATCAAAGAACTCGCAACGTATCATCAAATCTCCGGCGATAAAACGGACGCGAACAAACAAATCCCGGCCGGAAGTTTTAAAATTTTTTCGGGGGATAGCGAGAAGGAAATAGAATTCTCGGGTGGAACGATCCGAGATCTCGCGTCTTCCATCAAAGTTTCCGCGGCCGGACTTGTCAGCACCGGGCTCGTAAAAGTGGACGGGGACAATTACGTTCTTACTCTTACCGCGGGATTGTCCGGTAAGGAACGCAAACTTAAATTCGAAGATTCTAATGGAGTTTTGCAAGCCGCAAACTTGGTCGGCGCGAGCGAACCTGCGGATCCTCCGAAAGTAATGAATCTTCTTCCCGAACAGGATCAGATTCTCGTTTTTCAATCCGAAAAATACGGAGTGCCCGCGGATTCCAAACCGGTCTTTAAAGAAGAGAACGGAAAGAAGTGGATGGAAATCGCGAGCGTGGGTTCGTTTCAATTCGGAATTCCGACCACCGAGTTGAAGAAGAACACAAGAATCGAACTCATCACATCGGTCGAATTCGCGCAGGAAGACAAACTAGAATTAGGAATTCTTTATAAAGAAAACGATAAAGAGAAGATGATCTTTGAAACCGCTTCCAAACAAAACGGAAAGGTCGTGTTGAATCTGAAAAATTTTCCCACGGGACAAAAGGCTCATAAGATTCTTTTCGCAAATTCAAGCGGCAAAACGGTAATATTAGATTCTTTTCATATAGTGATTCCCGGAGAATTTCGCGGCGCTAAACCCGCGAAGGAAATCGCGGAAGCGAAGGACGCGGTTTTTTTAGTGGACGGGATCGAAGTCAATCGTCCTAAAAACGAAGGACTTACCGACGTTCTCGACGGAGTCTCCCTGAATCTCCATAAAAAAACCGAAACACCCGTGAACATCGACATCAAAACGGATTCCGAAAAAGGAATCGAGATGATCAAAGAGTTCATCGCGGCTTACAATACCGTATTAAAGTTTTCTAAAGAATCCACCGCGGTCGATAAGAATGCGACCGTTCGAGACGGGAAAGAGGAAGGCACGGAGATCGGACAAAGTTTTTGGGAAGGAAAAACGAAAACGGGTCTTTTATCCGGGGAACATACCGTTCTTCGTCTGATTGCGGGGATGAAAACGGTCGCGAGTTCCTCTTATCCGGTAAGCGGCGAAAGTTCGGTAAGAATGTTAAGCGACATCGGAATCAGCACCGGAAATGTCGGAAGCAAATGGGCCGATATTCAGGACGGGTTTCTGATTCTCGACGAGGAAAAACTCAAAAACAAACTCGCTGAAAATCCCGATGCGGTCCGAAATCTTTTTGCGATCGATACGAATTCGGACGCGAGAATGGACACCGGAGTTGCGGTCGATCTTCTCGAACACGTGAAACCTTACACTCAGTATGCGGGCGGACTTGTCGCCGGCAAGGTGAAGATGTTGGAAGAGCAGGTCACCGATAACAACAAGAAGATCAAGGAATACGAAAATCATCTCGTGAGTTACGAGAAAAAACTGAAGTCCAAGTTTCTTTATATGGAACAGGGAGTCGGTAAGAACAAAGCGGTCGGCGCCTATTTGAACAACAATCTCAAAGGCGCGAGAAACGAGTAAAACAGGAGAGAGAAATGGAAATCTACATCAACGAACATCTCTTAGATAGTTCTCTTGAAAACGAAAAGAAGTTGGGCGAAGTTTTCGGCGAAATCAACAAGTGGGTTGAATCGAAGGGAAAATATCTTCTCGGTTGCACCGTTGACGGAATCGAATTTCAAGCTTCCAGCATGAACGAACAGGGAATCGATTCCGCGAATAAGATGGAATTTTTCGTGGGCGAAGAGATGGACTTTCTCGTTTCCACTCTGACCGAACTCGATCTTTACGTGGACAAGGTCGGTTCCACTTTATTCGGAAGGGATTCGCTTACCGAAAAAGAATCTTCCGAACTGAGCGACGGAGTCAGATGGATTCAAACCGTTTTGAATTCCGCGTCGAACCTGTTGCATCTTAAACTCGATCAGATCAAACCGATGGGGACCGGTAACACGGTTTCGGAAATCGTATCCGAGATCTCATCCAACTGCGGAAGTCTGGATAATACCGAAACGATAGAAGCGTTTTTGGAACATCTCAGAGACCTGAAACTTTTCATCATGGACTTGATCGCAAGAACTCAAGTGTTGGATTTGGATCTTCCCACTTTGAAGGAAATTCTGGACACGTTTATCGGAAACATAGGCGGGCTCAAAGAAGGTTTCGTAAAAGTGAACGAGGCGTATCAATCCGGAAAGGACGAGGTCGCGACCGAGTTGTTGACCCAATCCATTTCACAGATCAACGTTCTTCTGACTTCGTTTATCACTTTGAAGCTCCGAAAACCGGATCTGGATCTCGCAGGGATCTCGATCGACGGAGTCGGCTTCGAGGAAAAGACGGGAGAATTGAGCGAGATTCTCGCGGGAATCGCGGTCGCCCTGGAAGAAAAGGACATCATTCGCGCCGGGGATTCCATTGAATACGAATTGCCCGGAACCTTGGACGAGTTTCTTCCGTTCTTGAAGTCGATCCGCGAAAAGATCGCGTAAATTAGAATATTCTAAAATACTTCCAGACAAAAGATCGTAACGTCGTCGGACATCTCTCCTTCTCCGAAAGAGCCGGAGTAGGAGAGAATCGATCGAATCATGGAACTCGTATCGTCTACGACCAGCGATTTGACCGCTTCCAAAAATTGATTTCTGCCTAGAATATTTCCTTCCCCGTTTTTCACCTCGAACAAACCGTCCGAATAAAAAAGAATCCTGTCTCCTTTTCGAAGATCGAGTTCGTATCTCTGGATTTTCGGAGAAGCGATCGCAAAAAGAATTCCTCCGGAACCTTCGATAAAACTGCAAACGCCGTTCCGGATCAACAAACCTTGATGATGTCCACCGTAACTATATTCTAATCTTCGAATGGATGGAACGTATCTCATATAAACGGAGGAAAGAAAGTGAAGTGTGATCGTGTCCTTCAAAAGCTGATGGATAAAAAGAAGATTGTGATCGGTCAGTTTGCTTCTTTTCGTCGAAGCTCCGAACGCGATGGAAGTCATGGCCGCAACCATGGCCGCCGAAATACCGTGACCTGAAACGTCTCCAAAAAGAATATGAAGACTGTCGTCCTTCTCCTTGATTACGTTCAGTATATCCCCGCCGACTTTTACGTAGGGTTGAAAATGGGAATGGATTTTGTAATCGGGAGAATCCGGAAAGTCCCTCGTTGTGATCATCTCCTGGATGTCCCTTGCGAGATCCAGATCCAGGTCCAATCTATATAATAATTTTCTAATTTTCTCGAGGGATTCTTTTTTTTCCGTGATGTCCCTGAGGATGTAAACCCTTCCTCCGTTTTTACCGGAAAGAGGAATGGGGGAAGAGGAAACTTCCAGGTATTTGTTTTCGGGCACGTGTAAAAACTCTTCGTGCAGTCCGTAGGATTGTTCTTTCGTTTGAACGCTGAGGTTTACGAATTCTTTTCTTTCAAAAAAAGAATCGGAAGGAAATTCCTCGAGATAACCGGATAGATCGAAGCCGATTCCGGTTCCGATATTCTCCGGAAGACGAAGCATCTTTCTCGCGGAAAGATTGATAAAAAGAAGAATCCCTTTCGAGGAAAGAAGAATCACACCTTCCCGAATTTCGGAATAAAGTCTGAGAGCGATATGTTCCAATTTGAGATCCATAAATCCGTATTTCTGAATCGCTATGAAAATACAGATCGATTGGATCAAGGCCGCGCTTCCGCTGATCGGCGGGAACGTAAGGGAAGGGTTCCAATAACGCGGAAGAAGGGTCGTGCTATAACTCAAAAGATACGTAAAGATCGTTCCGTAAGCTACGAGTCTGGATTGTTTTTTCAAAAGAGGATTGTTGGAACGGATTCCGCTTTGAATGAGAATCAAAGAAGCGGCTAACGTGGGAATTCCGATCACGAACGTGGTGACCGGAAGATACAAGGGCCCGCCTACGATCATATCCCCCCAATACGCTCGGGAGCTTCCGGCGATCACGAGATCGGTGCTGATCGTGATCAGAAAAGATACTAGAGATAGGCCTCGGAAAAAATAGATTAGAAATCTATAATTCGATCCGGTGAACTGAACCGCAAACTCGAAAAACAAACAGCCTATGAAGATCCAGGCGAACGACGAGACTTTAAAAACGATTACGGGTAAATTGCCGGGGAGAAAGGACCAATAAAGAATCAGCGCGATATGCCAAACCGAAAGAAGAACCGAAAATCTTTGATACAAAGAAACGGTCCGCGACTTTCCCTTGAGTGCGCTTACGTATGCGAACAAGGAACCGTTGATGAGCAACGCGGAAAAAGGAATGAGAGCGTAGAGATTCATCGTTAAAAAATCTCCAAGATTAGAACGGCCAAATCGTCGGTAAGTTTCCCCTTTCCGAAACTCAGGGCCTGATCGATGGACGTTTTTAAAATGTTGGAAGGGGTGTGCACCGGGATCTCTCTGATCTTGAGCATGAAATTTTCGTAACCTAAAATTTCCCCTTCGTTGTTTCTAACTTCGAAAAGACAATCCGAATATAAGAATAGAATATCGCCTTTTTTCAATTGAAAGCTGTAGTTGTTCAATTCCGTTTCGGATGTGATCAGAAGAATTCTTCCGGCGCCTTCCAAGGAAATGATTTCCCCGTCTCGGAAGATCAGAATCGGATGATGACCCGCATAAGAATATTCTAATATTTTTGAATTCGGATCGTAGGAGAGATAGATTGCGGAGATATGATGGTTTAAAACCGCGTTTAAAAGCAGAGTTTGTATCTTTTCGAGCGCGGCTTTCGGGGAAGGCCTCGTTTCGATAACCAATTGAAAGGAAATCGAAAGCATTCCCGCGACCATCGCGGAAGAAATCCCGTGACCGGAAACGTCCGCGAAAAAAATATCGAGTTTGCCGTCCGAGCGTTGAAGCGCCCGGAAAAAATCCCCGCCCACGAGTTCGAAAGGTTGAAAATGAGAATGGAATTTATATCGGGAACTTTCCGGAAACTTCGTGGAGATCGCGGAAGTCTGCGCGATCTTTGCGATCTCCAAGTCCTTGCTCAAAGAAGAATAGATACTTTCTATCTTTTCCCTGGATTCAATCTTTTCGCTGATGTCGCGAAGAATAAAAAGATAACCGCTTTCGTTGCCGGCCAATTCGATATTCGACCTCGTAAGTTCCACACCCCTACAGTTGCGGTTGAAGATAGGCTGATATTCCCTGGAAAGATGATTGGGACTTTCGAGATAACCTTTTAAAAAATCGGAAGGATAAAAATGAACGGGAAGAGTATTCGAAATTCCTAATATTTTCATCGCGGATTCGTTCATAAAATAAAGCGAACGATCCTGTTTGACAAGAATCATTCCGTCGTGTATGTCTCGGAATAATTCCACCGCGAGACCTTCGATGTTGATTCTCAGAAAGCCGTATCTCGTGATCGCGAAAAAGATAAGACAGGATTGGATCACGACCGCGATCGGTGTCAACGGAACGCTCAACATTCTTCCTTGTTCGTCGACTTGGATGATTTCGGAATAAAAACTGAGAAACATCGCCGACATGGAACCGAGGATCGCCAAGCCGATTTGTTTTTTCTGATCCTTACGGGAAACGAAAAAGGATCGGATTAAAATTCCCAATCCTATAAAACCGGGAAGAGCGACGAAACAAAGAATGACCACAAGATACAAAGGACCCGGTTCGTTTTCATAACCCCAATAATAACGAATGCTTCCTTGGATCACCCAATCCGTTGAAAGTGTGATGAGATAGGAAATCGGAATTCCGATTCTAAAAAACCAAAGAAAAACGCCGGGGACCCTGTTCAAAAAAGCGTAGATGAATTCGAGATAAAGCGCTCCGACCGGAAGCCAAGTTGCGGAAAGAATTTTGAAAGCCCATGTCATCCAGGACTCGGGCGGATATGACCAACTGAAAGCGTAAGTGAAAAGCCAAGCGTTGAGTCCGATGGTATAAAGAAGATAAGAACGGATGATCGGGTTACCGGTCCGTCTTGCGTAAACGAATGCGATGAACACCGTATTCGCAAAAAGAGCCGCCATTGGAAAAAAAAGGTAATAATTCATACAACAAGAACGAATTCGAGAATCGGGCCCGGCCCCAGTATTCGTTTTGACGATGAATTTGAAACTATAAAATATTTATTTCTTAAATTCTTTCGGAAAGATTCGAAGCGCCAACAAAGAATTCATGAAATTCTAATGAAGACTGGATCGTCGCCTCGAATTCTATTTTTTAGTCGAAGCGGCGGGTCGCTCCGATGTTCACCGCGAGAATCGTGGATTCCGCTCCGTAAGAATAGCCCGCATTGTTAAACGAAGTCGGACCGGTTTTGATCGAGTGCGAAAGATCCCAATCCGTTCCCTTGGCTCCGGTAACGTGATTTTTCGGACCGTTGTAGCTGACTCCAAGATCCAAACTCCATTTGTCGAAAAGATAACTGAATCCTCCCGCAAAAACGTGATAGACCGAGAAAAATCCTCCCGTGGTTCCGCCGAGTCCGTTGCTTTTGATCGCAAGAGAATTATAGGAATAACCGAGTCTGTAAACCCAGGAATCGGAAAGTTTGTGTTCGAATCCCACAAGAACGCCGCCTTGATTTCTAAAGTTGAGATGCGCGTCCGCGTCCGCCAAGTTTCCGAAAGGAGTGGGAAGCCAAGGATCTTCCAGTTTTTGATTCGCTTTTTTGAGATAAGAACCGTAGTTCGTGTAGATCAGATCCACGGCGATTTTTATATTCTCGGGTCCATAAGAAAAACCTAATGAATGTTTTTCGGGAAGATCGAACTCGTAGGAAACTCCGGTTCTTCTATAATAATAAGGATTGTTTAAGCCGACTTGGTAATGTCCGTTTAATGGAACGGAAGAATGCGCCTGATAGGAATAGGCGATTCTAAATCTTTCGGTGAACGCGTAGTTCGCGCCCAAAACTCCGCCGATCGAAAACGCCTTCTTGCTACTTTCGTAATAATAACCTTGTCCGGGAACTTCCACGGTTCCGGTTATATCGTAGTATTTTTGATTGAGCTTTTGTGTCCCGTAAACCGCTTCCAAACTCGCTCCTAAGGAAAGATTTCCCAAACGAACGGAAAGACCGTTTACGAGTTTGACAACGGCGAATTGATTGCTGTTAGTTTCCTTGATTTGTTTGGAATCTCCGATCGGTCCGGGAATGTTGACTCCGGCCCAATCGTTTAAGGATTGTCCGGTCGGAGTGTTTCTTGTGATCTTATCCACGCCTCCGATCGCTCCGCCCGGAATATACAACGCGACTCCGTAATCCACGTTATCCGTAACCGGAAGTTTCAAAGCGATGTAGGGGGCGGGCGCGTTGACTTGACTTTTTTTATCGTTCGTATACGCGTAGTTCGGATTGGAATCGAGGAACTGATCCTGATAACGATTGTAGATCGTTGAATTGCCGAGACCGAATTCCAATTTTTTTCCTTTTGTCAAAGAAAGATTCGCGGGATTCAACGCGACGTCCACCGGAGAACCGCCTAACGCAGTGTTGGTTCCGGCCAAGGCTTCGTATCTTGCGTTGATTGCGTTTCGAGTCAAGCCGTCCACCGCCCAAAGCGTAGAATCGAAAAACGAAGCAAGAACGACGAGAATGCCCGGATACAAAAGCCGGGTTTTAGTTCCTAAGTTTGAAATCATTTCGGTCTCCTGAGAAAAATCTTCTTTCAAGATGAATCTAGGCTCGAAGCGTTCAATCAGGATAACGGATATGGTATCCGCTATATCCTACAAAAAATAGAAAAACGGAAAAGTATGTTTTGCAATTTGTTAAGAATCTTGGAATTCAATTTCTATCATTGCGACGGAGCGTGAAGGAAGAATCAAAAACCTTTCAGTAGTCCGCGCGTGTTCGAAAAGATTTCGTCAAAACGAAATGATATTGTGAACCGCGTTTCCCTAAAGAATCTAAATTTTAGAATATTCTAAAATCAGAATGTTTAATTCTTATTTCGTCGCGACGCTTTTGAGAATGTTTCTTGCGGAAATTTCGTCTTCTTTGAGCTGAGCGATCAGACTATCCACGCCGGAAAATTTTACTTCATTTCGAATTCTTTCCGTGAAAATCACCCGTACGGTTTGATCGTAGATCTCTTTTTGGAAATCGAAGATATTGGATTCCAGTGTGATCGCGTTTTCTCCGAAGGTAGGATTGCGTCCAATGTTGATCATCGAAGGATATTCTATTCCCTCGACCACCGTAAAGCCAGCGTAAACGCCGATTCCCGGCAGAAGAATGTCCGAGTTTGGTTTAACGTTTGCCGTGGGAAAACCGATCTGTCTTCCTCTTTTATGCCCTCCGACGACG
Coding sequences within it:
- a CDS encoding SpoIIE family protein phosphatase, whose protein sequence is MNYYLFFPMAALFANTVFIAFVYARRTGNPIIRSYLLYTIGLNAWLFTYAFSWSYPPESWMTWAFKILSATWLPVGALYLEFIYAFLNRVPGVFLWFFRIGIPISYLITLSTDWVIQGSIRYYWGYENEPGPLYLVVILCFVALPGFIGLGILIRSFFVSRKDQKKQIGLAILGSMSAMFLSFYSEIIQVDEQGRMLSVPLTPIAVVIQSCLIFFAITRYGFLRINIEGLAVELFRDIHDGMILVKQDRSLYFMNESAMKILGISNTLPVHFYPSDFLKGYLESPNHLSREYQPIFNRNCRGVELTRSNIELAGNESGYLFILRDISEKIESREKIESIYSSLSKDLEIAKIAQTSAISTKFPESSRYKFHSHFQPFELVGGDFFRALQRSDGKLDIFFADVSGHGISSAMVAGMLSISFQLVIETRPSPKAALEKIQTLLLNAVLNHHISAIYLSYDPNSKILEYSYAGHHPILIFRDGEIISLEGAGRILLITSETELNNYSFQLKKGDILFLYSDCLFEVRNNEGEILGYENFMLKIREIPVHTPSNILKTSIDQALSFGKGKLTDDLAVLILEIF
- a CDS encoding OmpP1/FadL family transporter → MISNLGTKTRLLYPGILVVLASFFDSTLWAVDGLTRNAINARYEALAGTNTALGGSPVDVALNPANLSLTKGKKLEFGLGNSTIYNRYQDQFLDSNPNYAYTNDKKSQVNAPAPYIALKLPVTDNVDYGVALYIPGGAIGGVDKITRNTPTGQSLNDWAGVNIPGPIGDSKQIKETNSNQFAVVKLVNGLSVRLGNLSLGASLEAVYGTQKLNQKYYDITGTVEVPGQGYYYESSKKAFSIGGVLGANYAFTERFRIAYSYQAHSSVPLNGHYQVGLNNPYYYRRTGVSYEFDLPEKHSLGFSYGPENIKIAVDLIYTNYGSYLKKANQKLEDPWLPTPFGNLADADAHLNFRNQGGVLVGFEHKLSDSWVYRLGYSYNSLAIKSNGLGGTTGGFFSVYHVFAGGFSYLFDKWSLDLGVSYNGPKNHVTGAKGTDWDLSHSIKTGPTSFNNAGYSYGAESTILAVNIGATRRFD